Proteins from a single region of bacterium:
- the gltX gene encoding glutamate--tRNA ligase — protein MSNVRVRFAPSPTGYLHVGGARTALFNWLFARHSGGKFILRIEDTDRERSKPEYEEAIFRDLQWLGLDWDEGPSLGGPYGPYRQTERAAIYRDQLRKLLASGDAYHCFCTPKELEAERQSAQAAGGNYRYSGKCRNLTPEQAEERRASGAPFSVRLRVPAGSTTFQDQVRGTVTVEHAEIDDFILVRSAGEPTYNFVAAIDDAMMKITHVIRGDDHLANTPKQILLYKALGLPIPAFAHIPLILGADRTPLSKRHGANSVGEFKRQGYLPEAMLNYLALLGWSLDGKTEVISKADLIRKFGLDRVVKSAACFDYGKLQWLNGHYIREADEERIFQLCLEYLWDADAINAEFMREGGPALRRMVMTVKNSLKTISEVGDQLTYFLGEVHDYDPQGLEKFLVPGTIPLLQDAVFSLQESVDFTAMTLEERFRQLATQKGRKFAEYVHPMRLAITGKTNSPNLFELIQILGQGRCVVRLMRFIQMIKHSPKTPAGPPADRTV, from the coding sequence ATGTCGAACGTCCGGGTCCGGTTCGCTCCCAGCCCCACGGGATACCTCCACGTGGGGGGGGCCAGGACCGCCCTTTTCAACTGGCTTTTCGCGCGTCATTCCGGAGGGAAGTTCATCCTCCGAATCGAGGACACCGATCGGGAAAGATCGAAGCCCGAATATGAGGAGGCCATTTTCCGGGACCTGCAATGGTTGGGTCTTGACTGGGACGAGGGGCCTTCCCTGGGCGGGCCTTACGGTCCCTATCGCCAGACCGAACGGGCCGCCATTTACCGGGACCAACTTCGGAAATTGTTGGCGAGCGGGGATGCCTACCATTGTTTCTGCACCCCGAAGGAGCTGGAGGCCGAACGGCAGTCGGCCCAGGCGGCGGGGGGAAATTACCGCTATTCGGGGAAATGCCGGAACCTCACCCCGGAACAGGCCGAGGAACGCCGGGCCTCCGGGGCGCCCTTCTCGGTCCGCCTGAGGGTCCCGGCGGGAAGCACCACCTTCCAGGACCAGGTCCGCGGGACGGTCACGGTCGAGCACGCGGAGATCGACGATTTCATCCTCGTACGCAGCGCGGGGGAACCGACCTATAACTTCGTGGCCGCCATCGACGACGCCATGATGAAGATCACCCATGTCATCCGGGGGGACGACCACCTGGCCAATACCCCCAAACAGATCCTTCTTTATAAGGCGTTGGGATTGCCGATCCCCGCTTTCGCCCATATTCCGCTCATCCTGGGGGCCGATCGCACCCCGCTTTCCAAACGCCACGGCGCCAATTCGGTCGGTGAATTCAAACGCCAAGGCTACCTGCCGGAGGCCATGTTGAACTACCTGGCCCTCCTGGGATGGTCCCTGGACGGGAAGACCGAGGTCATCTCGAAAGCGGACCTGATCCGGAAGTTCGGCCTGGATCGCGTGGTCAAGAGCGCCGCCTGTTTCGACTATGGCAAACTCCAGTGGCTGAACGGGCATTACATCCGGGAGGCGGACGAGGAAAGGATCTTCCAACTTTGCCTGGAGTATCTTTGGGATGCGGACGCCATCAACGCGGAGTTCATGCGGGAGGGCGGACCCGCCCTGCGCCGGATGGTCATGACGGTCAAGAACAGCCTCAAAACGATATCCGAGGTGGGCGACCAGCTGACCTATTTCCTGGGGGAGGTCCATGATTACGATCCCCAGGGGTTGGAAAAATTCCTGGTCCCCGGAACCATCCCCTTGCTCCAGGACGCCGTTTTCTCCCTCCAGGAATCGGTCGATTTCACGGCCATGACCCTGGAGGAACGTTTCCGCCAATTGGCCACGCAAAAGGGGAGGAAGTTCGCCGAGTATGTCCATCCGATGCGGTTGGCCATCACCGGGAAGACCAACAGCCCCAATCTTTTCGAACTGATCCAGATCCTTGGCCAGGGGCGTTGTGTGGTGCGTTTGATGCGGTTCATCCAAATGATCAAGCATTCCCCCAAAACACCGGCGGGTCCCCCCGCGGATCGAACGGTGTAA